In a single window of the Ancylobacter polymorphus genome:
- a CDS encoding monovalent cation:proton antiporter-2 (CPA2) family protein: MHADGHGFLIGALVFLATAVIAVPVARRLGLSPIVGYLLAGVAIGPSGLGAFNDPERIITVAEIGVVLLLFIIGLELQFSRLLALRRAIFGLGTAQLLFSGAAIAVLTHYAANGFDWRGALVAGMALALSATSIALQLLEEKSGLAQPYGQRAFGVLLFQDMAIVPLLALLPFLGQGAHEEHSFLDSAEHVAIIIGAMLFIVGAGRYLLPLVFRILAHSGAREVMTAAALLVVLGAGALMAAAGMSMALGAFLAGVMLSESNFRHELEANIEAFRGLLIALFFMGVGMSMNLDVVLANAPLLIVGTLMVTLVKAVSVWAVFRFSDSTRADAVRSASVLTPAGEFSFVLFPLALSLGLIDSRQSDMLVACAAMTMLLGPPVALLGEQLARRLDRRAAVPDEDFSDAHGSVLVVGFGRFGQIVSQCLLARGLEVTIIDNDVEMIQNAGRFGFRIFYGDGTRLDVLRAAGAERARVVAVCVDRRETTDRIVEIIRQNMPDVRLHARAYDRTHAVALRGRGVDFEIRETFESALAFGEAALRANGIDAATAQATVADVRQRDLERLRLQLAEGEDRGPLPLEPEPLVAPERPARPLNPEAEDVLKHETEFSS, encoded by the coding sequence ATGCATGCAGACGGCCACGGATTTCTGATCGGGGCGCTGGTATTCCTCGCCACCGCCGTCATCGCCGTTCCGGTCGCGCGCCGGCTCGGCCTCTCGCCGATCGTGGGGTATCTGCTGGCGGGCGTCGCCATCGGTCCGTCGGGCCTCGGCGCGTTCAACGATCCCGAACGGATCATCACCGTCGCCGAAATCGGCGTGGTGCTGCTGCTGTTCATCATCGGGCTGGAGCTGCAATTCTCGCGGCTGCTGGCGCTGCGTCGGGCGATCTTCGGCCTTGGCACGGCGCAGCTTCTGTTCAGCGGCGCTGCCATCGCGGTGCTGACCCATTACGCCGCGAACGGCTTCGACTGGCGCGGCGCGCTGGTCGCCGGCATGGCGCTGGCGCTGTCGGCCACGTCGATCGCCCTGCAACTGCTCGAAGAAAAGAGCGGCCTCGCCCAGCCCTACGGCCAGCGGGCCTTCGGCGTGCTGCTGTTCCAGGACATGGCGATCGTGCCGCTGCTCGCCTTGCTGCCCTTTCTCGGGCAGGGCGCGCATGAGGAGCACAGCTTTCTCGATTCGGCCGAGCATGTGGCGATCATTATCGGGGCGATGCTGTTTATCGTCGGTGCCGGCCGCTATCTGTTGCCACTTGTGTTCCGCATCCTGGCCCATTCCGGGGCCCGCGAGGTGATGACGGCCGCAGCGCTCCTGGTCGTGCTCGGCGCTGGCGCGCTGATGGCGGCGGCGGGGATGTCGATGGCGCTGGGCGCGTTCCTGGCCGGCGTCATGCTCTCCGAATCCAATTTCCGCCACGAGCTGGAAGCCAATATCGAAGCGTTTCGCGGGCTGCTGATCGCCCTGTTCTTCATGGGCGTGGGCATGTCGATGAATCTCGACGTGGTGCTCGCCAACGCGCCCTTGCTCATCGTCGGCACGCTGATGGTGACGCTGGTAAAGGCGGTGTCGGTGTGGGCGGTGTTCCGCTTTTCCGACAGCACGCGCGCCGATGCGGTGCGTTCGGCCTCCGTGCTGACGCCGGCGGGGGAATTTTCCTTCGTGCTGTTTCCGCTCGCGCTCAGCCTGGGGCTGATCGATTCGCGCCAGTCCGACATGCTGGTGGCCTGTGCCGCCATGACCATGCTGCTCGGGCCCCCCGTGGCGCTGCTCGGCGAGCAGCTCGCCCGCCGGCTCGACCGCCGCGCCGCCGTGCCCGACGAGGATTTCAGCGACGCGCATGGCTCGGTGCTGGTGGTCGGCTTCGGTCGCTTCGGCCAGATCGTCTCGCAATGCCTGCTGGCGCGCGGGCTGGAGGTGACGATCATCGACAATGATGTCGAGATGATCCAGAACGCTGGCCGCTTCGGCTTCCGCATCTTCTATGGCGATGGCACGCGGCTCGACGTGCTCCGCGCGGCCGGCGCCGAGCGGGCGCGGGTGGTCGCCGTCTGTGTCGACCGCCGCGAGACCACGGACCGCATCGTCGAGATCATCCGCCAGAACATGCCCGATGTGCGCCTGCACGCCCGCGCCTATGACCGTACCCACGCGGTGGCGCTGCGCGGGCGCGGGGTGGATTTCGAGATCCGCGAGACCTTCGAATCGGCCCTTGCTTTCGGTGAAGCCGCGCTGCGCGCCAATGGCATCGACGCCGCCACCGCGCAGGCGACCGTGGCCGATGTGCGCCAGCGCGACCTGGAACGGCTGCGCCTTCAGCTGGCCGAAGGCGAGGATCGCGGGCCGCTGCCGCTCGAGCCCGAGCCGCTGGTCGCGCCCGAGCGCCCCGCCCGCCCGCTCAATCCGGAGGCGGAGGACGTGCTCAAGCACGAGACCGAGTTCTCTTCCTGA
- a CDS encoding formate dehydrogenase subunit delta → MSANTMERLVYMANQIGKFFEPQGYEKAVKGVAKHIKDFWDPRMRARIEDHIAAGGEGLAPHVLEALKSLPPVSRDTIPLPRPTRDIPGPTAHHH, encoded by the coding sequence ATGTCGGCTAACACGATGGAACGTCTGGTCTATATGGCGAACCAGATCGGCAAGTTCTTCGAGCCGCAGGGCTATGAGAAGGCCGTGAAGGGCGTCGCCAAGCACATCAAGGACTTCTGGGATCCGCGCATGCGCGCGCGCATCGAGGACCACATCGCCGCCGGCGGCGAGGGCCTTGCCCCGCATGTGCTCGAGGCGCTGAAGTCGCTGCCGCCGGTCTCCCGCGACACCATTCCCCTGCCGCGCCCGACCCGCGACATTCCCGGCCCGACCGCGCATCACCACTGA
- the fdhD gene encoding formate dehydrogenase accessory sulfurtransferase FdhD yields the protein MIPPVARVARRAVTSSGVAAGERAIPEETPVAIVHNGSTYAVMMATPADLEDFGYGFSLTEGVIESLADVEQIETFEFGEEDGVSGVEVRLWLTAARAGEQVARRRQIAGPTGCGLCGVESLELAVKPARTVPEGRRFTAAEISRAVAALPPAQTLNHQTRAVHAAAFWEPDAGLVAVREDVGRHNALDKLVGHLVRNGHGADGGLVLLTSRVSIEMVQKTAMLGASVLVAVSAPTALAVRTAEKAGITLVAIARDDGFEVFTHPHRIVLDGAEKERIAHVG from the coding sequence ATGATCCCGCCGGTCGCCCGCGTTGCGCGCCGGGCCGTCACTTCCTCCGGGGTGGCGGCGGGCGAGCGGGCGATCCCCGAGGAGACGCCCGTCGCCATTGTCCATAACGGCTCGACCTATGCCGTGATGATGGCGACGCCGGCCGACCTCGAGGATTTCGGCTATGGCTTCAGCCTGACCGAGGGCGTCATCGAGAGCCTCGCCGATGTCGAGCAGATCGAGACGTTCGAATTTGGCGAGGAGGACGGCGTCAGCGGCGTCGAGGTGCGCCTCTGGCTCACCGCCGCCCGCGCCGGCGAACAGGTCGCCCGCCGCCGCCAGATCGCCGGCCCCACGGGCTGCGGCCTGTGCGGGGTGGAGAGTCTGGAGCTGGCGGTGAAGCCCGCCCGCACCGTGCCGGAGGGTCGACGGTTCACCGCGGCGGAAATCTCCCGCGCGGTGGCCGCCCTGCCCCCGGCGCAGACGCTGAACCACCAGACCCGCGCCGTGCATGCGGCCGCGTTCTGGGAGCCGGACGCCGGGCTCGTGGCGGTGCGCGAGGATGTCGGGCGCCACAACGCGCTCGACAAGCTCGTCGGCCATCTGGTTCGCAACGGCCATGGGGCCGATGGCGGGTTGGTGTTGCTCACCAGCCGGGTGTCGATCGAGATGGTGCAGAAGACCGCCATGCTCGGCGCCTCGGTGCTGGTGGCGGTGTCGGCGCCGACCGCTCTTGCCGTCCGCACGGCGGAGAAGGCCGGCATCACTCTCGTCGCCATCGCCCGTGACGACGGATTCGAAGTCTTTACCCACCCCCATCGCATCGTGCTGGACGGGGCAGAGAAGGAGCGTATCGCCCATGTCGGCTAA